One genomic segment of Musa acuminata AAA Group cultivar baxijiao chromosome BXJ3-3, Cavendish_Baxijiao_AAA, whole genome shotgun sequence includes these proteins:
- the LOC135633407 gene encoding protein spotted leaf 11-like — protein sequence MAKCARLDAASFRLWLAFFPSLLRRRLLQAVACGAYLHRGRRGSCGGAGFNAVKQQPRRTRPGGSERLVELLRAESSDDSGSDEASDDETRRKVESFEELQRVVGWLQLDGHSTGEDRREEAAAEVRRLAKDDPGARETLAMLGVIPPLVGMLDSDDPDLHIAALYALLNLGIGNELNKAAVVKAGAVHKMLNLIESDSSALVSEAIVANFLGLSALDSNKPIIGASGAIRILLSAFRSPDTSPTARQDAVRALFNLSIASVNLPLLVDAGLVPALLEVVGDMAVSERVLALLSNLVAAGEGRRALSRSADAFAILVDVLGWSDAIACQEKAAYILMVMAHKCHADRAAMLEAGVVSALLELTLLGTPLAQKRASRLLEILTMDKGKRVSENGGRSGVPAVSAPLCGGASEASRAEAEAKEGMSEERRAVAELVQQSLQTNMLRIVRRANLPQDFAPSERLQALTAPSTTKSLPF from the exons ATGGCCAAATGCGCGCGCCTCGATGCCGCCAGCTTCCGCCTCTGGCTGGCCTTCTTCCCTTCCCTCCTTCGCCGAAGGCTCCTCCAGGCCGTGGCTTGCGGGGCCTACCTTCACCGTGGTCGCCGCGGGTCCTGCGGTGGAGCCGGCTTCAACGCGGTGAAGCAGCAACCCCGCCGCACCAGGCCCGGCGGTTCGGAGCGGCTTGTGGAGCTGCTGCGGGCGGAGTCCTCCGACGACTCCGGCTCCGACGAGGCGTCGGACGATGAGACGCGCCGCAAGGTCGAGTCTTTCGAGGAGCTCCAGCGCGTCGTGGGCTGGCTGCAGCTCGACGGCCACAGTACCGGCGAGGATCGGAGGGAGGAGGCGGCAGCGGAGGTGCGGAGGCTCGCGAAGGACGACCCCGGGGCGAGGGAGACGCTCGCGATGCTCGGGGTGATTCCGCCTTTGGTCGGCATGCTCGACTCAGATGATCCCGACCTCCATATCGCCGCACTCTACGCGCTTCTCAATCTGGGGATCGGCAACGAGTT GAACAAGGCGGCCGTCGTGAAGGCCGGCGCGGTCCACAAGATGCTAAATCTGATTGAGTCCGATAGCTCCGCATTGGTGTCGGAAGCGATCGTCGCCAACTTCCTCGGCCTCAGCGCGTTGGATTCTAACAAGCCCATCATCGGCGCTTCCGGCGCGATTCGTATCTTGCTATCCGCCTTCCGAAGCCCCGACACCAGCCCGACAGCCAGGCAGGACGCTGTCCGCGCCCTCTTCAACCTCTCCATTGCCTCCGTCAACCTCCCCCTCCTCGTCGACGCCGGCCTAGTCCCCGCGCTCCTGGAGGTGGTCGGCGACATGGCGGTGAGCGAGCGAGTCCTCGCTCTGCTCTCCAACCTCGTGGCCGCTGGCGAGGGGCGGCGCGCTTTGAGCCGCTCCGCCGACGCGTTTGCCATCCTCGTCGACGTCCTCGGGTGGAGCGACGCCATCGCGTGCCAGGAGAAGGCGGCATATATTCTGATGGTGATGGCCCACAAGTGCCACGCCGACCGAGCGGCCATGCTCGAGGCCGGGGTCGTCTCCGCCCTCCTCGAGCTCACGCTGCTGGGCACGCCGCTTGCGCAGAAGCGAGCCTCGCGGCTTTTGGAGATCCTAACCATGGATAAAGGAAAGAGAGTATCGGAGAATGGAGGACGTTCCGGCGTGCCGGCGGTGTCAGCGCCGCTGTGCGGAGGTGCATCTGAGGCGTCaagggcggaggcggaggcgaagGAGGGGATGAGCGAGGAAAGGAGGGCGGTGGCGGAATTGGTTCAGCAGAGTCTGCAGACCAACATGCTAAGGATCGTCCGGAGAGCGAACTTGCCGCAGGATTTCGCGCCGTCGGAACGTCTCCAAGCGCTCACCGCCCCCTCCACCACCAAAAGCTTGCcattctaa